From the genome of Hippoglossus stenolepis isolate QCI-W04-F060 chromosome 13, HSTE1.2, whole genome shotgun sequence:
TCCATATTTGATGTTTAAACTGCGTCTGTTGTCATCTTTCTCCGGTTATTGTGAAACTTTAATGGCAAAACACATTTGCGTTACATTTGTAACCACAGAAGAACCATCTGGTCTGATGTTCATTAAAATGCTTCACACATTTTTCTGCTTCCACCACATTTGTAACTCCATGTCTCACTCACAGGGTTCACGACAAGAGACCAGCTCCGATCGACATGTCAAAGCTGTTGAGCTTTGGTTACGCAGACGAAGACAAACCTGACATGTCAAGTGAGTAAGCACAGTGTTTCTGTTAGAGTTCTACCTGCTCGCCATAAATCACTTCCTTTTATTGCTTTTTCATGGCGCTATTAAACCTCACCTCTGGtttaataaaaaggaaattaaactAAGCTGCTGAGCATTGTAATTATTGATTTTATGAGACTCATTCTCTGGATATAGAACGTAATGAAATGATGTTCACAAAATCTGAGGTGTGACGATTTGAGGCTTCAGCCATTAGGAATTCATGGTGCATCATTTAAAGAGATGATAAGTGAATTATGTGATAATGAATCGGTGACTGACTCATATGTTCATGTATGTGTTCCCATGTCAACAGATTAGAAGACTGCCAGTGCATGGAAAACTAACCTCTAACTAATCCTCTCCTCCGACATCCCTCCCCTCTTCACACCGTCATGCTGAGCCACACCAAATATGTTACTTGTCATGTGTCTTTTACTCAAGTGTGAAGGTGCATCACTGAAATAATGTTAGGACCTTCTATTTTTCATGAATGTTAGTGGCGTCTCATTACCTGCGTTTCTTAAATTAGGACGGCGCCAGATGGAAAGGTCCTGTGttacaagtttgtttttttgtgtgtttttaaatctgtaaaaaagcagttttcaggAATAAAAAATAGAGAATttcaacaaaattaaaatgtttcacaatCTTCTTGACTTGCCCGATAATACAGCAAacaatgacacattttctgGGACATGTAAGAAGTGGAAAATTGCTCTTAAAGCAAATGACACAGTGTTTAATTCGATTTTGTTTGCTCGGAACATGTACCCTGAACAAACAGCGCCTCTGTTGGTTGTTCACTAAGTTGGTCATGTTTGGGTCGTGTTTTTTCCTACGCCAATGAGTTGCCTGCGCATGTCAAGAGGTTATCGCAGTGTTCTTTGGGGCAAGTTATCCATTACCTTCCGATTGGTTATTGTTAAGACATTACAACACTCGTGTTTATGTGAGGTTCAGACATAATGGCTGTTTTCGTCACATGGGTTGTTTACATGGCCGTCAATGTGATTTTCCCATTGCTCCTTCAGAGCTTGGACCTGTGCCAATCGCCTTTTCATCTGATTGAtcttgttctgtttgttcaCGGCCGCTGGATGTTTTTGTGAGGCTGAGGACAGGTGCTACGCCTCCTTTCTGGAGCCAATCAGTTccaaggtcagaggtcaccgcTATATCAGCTCTGCCGTCAAACAACTCTTATTCGAATCTCAGCGACGAGCAGCAGCGAACATTTGGAGGTTTTAACACCAGAGCAACTTTGAAGACTTTCCTTGGTTTCAAATCGTCTCCTGCAATCATGGCACCGATTTTACTGAACTGTATGGGGAGTGAGCACAATGAGTATATCAAGTGAGTATCTGAAAgactttttcttattttttgctcttaaaaaacattttccatcaaCATGTGCCTCATGTCATCGTGTTTGAATGTCAATTCAGAGCATACTTTACGTCCAGATTTTGGATTCACTTAAGCTCGTGTCCATGTATTAATATCAAGCACTAAATTGTTTTCGAAGACAACACGTCCAGGTGAAAAATCCCTACTTGGAGAGCATGGAGGAGGATATTCTCTACCACTTCAGCTTGAGCAACAAGACTCACAACCTTCCAGAAATGTTTGGAGACATTAAGGTTCGTGAAATAAGGGTCAGATTGAGAAGAAAACCGAATTTGGGGAAACCCAGGAAACAAAATTCAACAAtgtcctttctctctttctgtttcccacagtttgtgtgtgttggtggcaGCGCGAACCGCATGAAAGCCTTCGCCCAGTTCATCcaccaggagctgcagctgccagGAAACCCAGAGGAAATCAGAGATATCTGTGAGGGCACTGATCGCTACTGCATGTACAAAGTGGGACCAGTGCTGTCGATAAGTGTAAGTGCTCCATAACCAGTTCTTACACTAGAGGACATAAATTGCTGAAGTGGAAAGtcattcaaatgttaaattACTGCTGTAAGTAATAATTGTGTAGTGgattttttaactttttccaTCCACTGTACGTATAACAGCATGGAATGGGCgtcccctccatctccatcatgCTGCACGAGCTCATCAAACTGCTGCACCATGCCCAGTGTCGTGATGTGGTCCTCTTTCGCCTCGGAACATCCGGTGGAGTCGGTAagaacttgttttattttgtgtgtgttaaaggtgAAAGGTTAGAAGTTGGCTTAAACTTTCATACAAGACTAATTTCTTCGCCCTGTCGTCTCCAGGTCTGGCTCCAGGGACCGTGGTGATCACAGACAAA
Proteins encoded in this window:
- the upp2 gene encoding uridine phosphorylase 2, whose amino-acid sequence is MAPILLNCMGSEHNEYIKQHVQVKNPYLESMEEDILYHFSLSNKTHNLPEMFGDIKFVCVGGSANRMKAFAQFIHQELQLPGNPEEIRDICEGTDRYCMYKVGPVLSISHGMGVPSISIMLHELIKLLHHAQCRDVVLFRLGTSGGVGLAPGTVVITDKAVDYSFRAQFEQVVLGKVITRSTELDEGVAKDLLQCSSELQKFPSVIGNTMCTSDFYEGQGRLDGALCSFSHAEKLEYLRKAYEAGVRNIEMESTVFAAMCRVCGLKAAVICVTLLNRFEGDQITSTHDVLTEYQQRPQVLVSHYIKKRLGLID